A region of Dioscorea cayenensis subsp. rotundata cultivar TDr96_F1 chromosome 5, TDr96_F1_v2_PseudoChromosome.rev07_lg8_w22 25.fasta, whole genome shotgun sequence DNA encodes the following proteins:
- the LOC120260896 gene encoding phosphatidylinositol N-acetylglucosaminyltransferase subunit A, which yields MDKQLRHRILMVSDFYYPNFGGVENHIYYLSQCLLQLGHKVVVLTHSYANRSGVRYMTGSLKVYYMPWRPFVLQNTLPTIYLSLPIIRTILIRERITVVHGHQAFSTLCHEALMHARTMGYKVVFTDHSLYGFADVGSIHMNKVLQFSLADIDQAICVSHTSKENTVLRSGIPPEKVFVIPNAVDTAMFTPAHKRLDCDTIVIVVISRLVYRKGADLLVEVIPEVCNLFPNVRFIVGGDGPKRVRLEEMREKHSLQDRVDMLGAVPHAQVRSVLISGHIFLNSSLTEAFCIAILEAASCGLLTVSTKVGGVPEVLPDDMIVLAEPDPYDMVQAIKKAIHMLPFIDPHLMHNRMKSLYSWHDVAKRTEVVYDRARQCSKKDFLHCLSRYLRCGAWAGKIFFLVMLLNFLLLSLLQIWQPWENIEEVPDMELTQDQQEDIQLNS from the exons ATGGACAAGCAGCTGAGACATAGAATCTTGATGGTGTCTGACTTTTATTATCCTAATTTTGGTGGTGTAGAAAATCACATCTATTACTTATCCCAGTGTTTGCTTCAGCTTGGTCACAAG GTGGTGGTTTTGACACATTCATATGCAAACCGCTCTGGTGTACGATACATGACTGGCAGTCTGAAAGTTTATTATATGCCTTGGAGACCTTTTGTTCTGCAAAATACATTGCCAACAATTTATTTGTCCCTTCCCATTATCAGAACTATTCTGATAAGGGAGAGGATAACAGTGGTTCATGGGCATCAAGCTTTTTCTACACTCTGTCATGAAGCTCTAATGCATGCAAGAACCATGGGTTACAAAGTTGTTTTCACTGATCACTCACTCTATGGCTTTGCTGATGTGGGAAGCATTCACATGAACAAGGTGTTGCAATTTAGTCTGGCAGACATAGATCAGGCTATATGTGTGTCTCATACCAGCAAGGAGAATACAGTCTTGCGGTCTGGCATACCTCCAGAGAAGGTCTTTGTCATTCCAAATGCAGTGGACACTGCTATGTTTACCCCTGCTCACAAGCGGCTTGACTGTGATACCATCGTCATAGTTGTGATAAGCAGATTGGTCTACCGGAAAGGTGCAGATCTTCTTGTTGAAGTCATTCCAGAAGTTTGCAATTTATTCCCAAAT GTTCGGTTTATAGTAGGAGGAGATGGGCCTAAACGTGTGCGTCTTGAAGAAATGAGGGAAAAACATTCTCTTCAGGACAGAGTTGACATGTTAGGGGCAGTTCCACATGCACAAGTCCGTTCTGTCTTAATTTCTGGTCATATATTTCTAAATAG TTCCCTTACAGAAGCATTTTGTATTGCCATTCTGGAAGCTGCTAGCTGTGGATTGCTAACTGTGAGCACAAAAGTTGGAGGTGTCCCCGAG GTTCTACCAGATGACATGATAGTGCTTGCAGAACCTGATCCATATGACATGGTGCAAGCTATCAAAAAAGCCATCCACATGCTTCCATTTATTGATCCACATCTCATGCATAACAGA ATGAAAAGCCTATATAGTTGGCATGATGTGGCTAAAAGAACAGAGGTTGTTTATGACCGTGCAAGACAATGCTCTAAAAAGGACTTTCTGCACTGTCTTTCAAG GTATCTCAGATGTGGTGCATGGGCAGGAAAGATCTTTTTCCTAGTCATGCTTCTCAATTTCTTACTCTTGAGTCTCTTGCAAATATGGCAG CCTTGGGAGAATATAGAAGAGGTCCCTGATATGGAGTTAACACAGGATCAACAAGAAGATATACAGCTCAATTCTT GA